A window of Mus musculus strain C57BL/6J chromosome 3, GRCm38.p6 C57BL/6J genomic DNA:
ttggggGAATGGGTTCATTCTTCCCATCacatgggtcctagggattgaaacCCAATTGTCTTGCTGGCAGACATCCTTGCCATCTGAGCCATCACACTGGTTTTCCCCAAACATGATCAGAGTCTGTAGGTTATTTTAGTTCTCCCTTATAGACAAGGCATGTTGTTCTAACGTTATTTTTCTCCTCTCAGTTTGCACCAGCACCCCCTAGTCCAGTCCTTTAGCAGGTGTTCCTGAGACAGTATAAACCGTTCCATTCTGTGCTTTCCATATAGTGAGATGAAGAGTtttctagccaggtggtggtggcggcgcatgcctttaatcccagcacttaggaggcagaggcaggcagatttctgagtttgaggtcagcctggtctacaaagtgagttccaggagagccagagctacacagagaaaccctgtcctgaaaatccaaaaaagccgggcggtggtggcgcacccctttgatcccagcacctgggaggcagagacaggcggatctctgagttcgaggctccTTATTGCTTATAAGCCCAAAGTCCAGCCTGACATTTCAGACTATCTGCAGATTTATCCCTAAGTTGATGTGCATGATATTACTATGCAAATATGAAAGAccttgtgtaattttttttttttttacatttacttatttaggtGGAAGAGTATAGGATGTTAcaagtgtggaggtcaaaggacaactcttGGAATCTCTTCTATCCTATCACGTCGGTCTCAGGCATCAAACATGGGCCAGCTCCTCAGACTTGGCAGCCTTTACTTGAAGAGCCATCTTACTGCTCAAAAAAGGTTTCTCCTATGAGGAccgtgtagcctggctgtcctagaatttgctgtgcagaccaacctggccttgaactcataaacatttacctgcctctgcctctagagtgttgggattaaaagcatttcCCACTATGACCagccaatttttttgttttgttttgtttttaaataggtcTTTCTGGTTGGTCCTGCTTCCATCCAACATCCCCACAGGCGGCCTATTCggatttttttctcctcctcctcctgtcctgCAAGGAAGCTTCCTGTCCCCTAACTCCACATGGTGAAAACATAATTCTCCAATTACCTATGCAGGCCcttgcacattttttttcctgctttataCTGTCTCCCTCTGTAGACTCTCCTGTCATACCCAAGACACCAAAAATAGCTATTTGTTCTGAGGTTTTTCCTTTGGCAGCTTTCACTCTTACCTTAACGGTAATGAGTCTAAGTTCATGTCTCCTTACAGAACACCACACAAGCCAAAGCTGCATCAGTCTCAAGTTACATCTAAAACAAAATCCGGATTGGCaaaacagctcagcaggtaaaagctcACGGCACTCAAGCCCAACAAACTGAGTccctaaagttgtcctctgtcctcaacacaggcacacacacacatgcacacctacacacacacacacacacacacacacacacacacacacacacacacacgcacatatacacacatgcacacctacacacacaaacacacttgggAAGCTGGAGCCTCAATTGGAGAATTGCCTCTGTCAGATTGGACTGTGGGAATGTCTTTGGGAGAatgttcttgattaatgattgatgtgggagcgcccagcccactgtgggcaagtGGTATAAAAGGgtgagctgagcaagccatgggagtcAGCCAGTGAGCAGTGTCCTCCCAAGTctatgcttcagttcctgcctcaagctcctgccctgacttctgtcAAGGATGAAACATGACTGCGTAGTtgtaagacaaaataaaccctttcttcccctcgCTGGTTTTGtcagtgttttattacagtaaaagaaaaccaaacaacaatacCTCCATAGCAGCATTAATGACACAGTTCTGCCCTCCTGCAAAACCTGCCTTGTTTCCTGCAGGTCACGAGCCCTAGGATCTGTCTGGGTAAGAGATGTCATACCGTCCTCCTCCTCAATCCCCATTTGACTCACTGGTTCTGTGGTCACTGGTTCTGTGGTCACTGGTTCTGTGGTCACTGGTTTCGTGGTTACAGGATTCTGAGGGTCCATAAGTTCTGTATGAAGACTGTATGAAGAGGCTGTAGTCTCTACCGCTTCTGTTGTTGTTACCTCCTTATTCAACCTGTTCTGCCCTCGGTAGGATTGGGAAACAGTTATCATTTcttccatacagtatctccataGATGCTCTAGTTAAGAGTTTTCCATCTTTTCCTACAAGCAAGCCTCCTAATCAACCCCACAGGCTCAGGGATGTCTGGGCCTGCTGCTAGTACAGATTGAGTATGTATGTATTCCATTCATCAATTCCCTTAACTGTCCCTCCTCCGTGTATTAGTAAGCCTACTAGGTTCTGGCTTCCTTCTCCCAGCTATAGTTAAAGATCTATTTGTGACCCACATCCTAGTTTCTATCtatcagattttcttttctccttccttccttccttccttccttccttcattccttctttcctttcttttcccttgagacagtcttactataTAGTCACGGTTGAATTGGAACTTGCTATGGAGACCAGGTTGACCTAGTACCCATAgtactcctcctgcctctgcttcccaagtgctgggattatagaactggactaccacacccagcctcacATTTTAGCACTTCCCTGTTTCTGTTTTAGTGTTATTTGTCCTGGTAGAGAAGTCACTCACCAACCTATCCTCTGACTCAAACACGGAGTAATCAACAGTGAAGTTTACACTGAAGTCAtctggagaagagaaaaagaaacaagtgaaAGGGGAAGAAACTTCACACTCAGGATCCTTACATTGCGTTGTATTGGTACAACCTACATTGTAAAGTGTATTGGTGTAACATACTTCTAGTTAGCTGTAGTGTTAAAATATTTGTGAATTTGAGCCGGAGAAATAAATGGCTGAACAGTTAAGAACATggcttgctctttcagaggacgcCAGTTTAGTTTCCCGAATCCACACTGAGCAGCTCTCAGCCGCTCATAACTCCAGCTCCTCACACACCTCACTACATACGCATAATCGAAAATAATACTGAAAACTAAATCTTAACTGTTTGTGAGTATGTATGGATTTATATTATCACTCTAGTATGTACAATAATTTACAGATTGGAAATTTTCTAAATTGTCCCAACCATTTTCCAAAACATAACAATATAATGagcttaaggggctggagagatgagtggctcaggggttaggagcactggctgctcttccagaggatgtgggttcagttctcagaccCACCtgttagctcacaaccacctgaaactccagttccaggggatccaatgccctcttttgacctagGTAGGCACCAGGTATACatgaggtacacagacatacatgcaggtaaaatgctcataaacataaaattcttactttttttttttttttaatcatgagcCTAAGAAATAATACCAAGAGTCTTGAAagttttgttattgttcttttgCAAAATGAAGGACAATCTTGGAACTAAGTGGTCCCCAAATCTACCCCACTAAGAATCAGAGCCTTTCACATACGCACCATAATTAGGGGTCACTGTGTAATAATAATATGCCACTTGATAGTAATCACCCTCTTCCAGCTGCTCTTCATGGTCGTATTCCTGTCCTGCAAGGCACAAGAGTTACAGGTCAGAGCATCTGGAACCCCTTAGCAACAGCACACATGTTGTTGATCACAGAGCTCTCCcagcttctttctgcttcctctccagaggtctctccctgcctctgtacATCTATGTTGGCCCAAGTTTCCTGGCATCTAGCTGCGGTGAGGACAGTATTCTGTTTTCAGTGCAGAACTCCCAGGACAGAAAGCAGATTCTTTCACATCCTCTAAGCCCCAAGGGAGATATATGTAAAGCCTTTAAAAGTGGAagacagccgggcggtggtggcgcatgcctttaatcccagcacttgggaggcagaggcaggcagatttctgagtttgaggccagtctggtctacaaagtgagttccaggacacagagaacccctgtctcaaaaaacaaaaacaaaacaaaacaaaaaacaaacaacaaaaaaagtggaAGACAGAGCccaaaaaaatttagaaaagctATATACATTCTATATGTTCCCAAATTTTCCTCATAAAAGACACTCAATGTTTTAGATTTGGTTTTACTTCCAGCTCCACTGCTAGCTAAGCAGAACTTTTCATAAGTCTGCTTCACACCCCCCAaccccttttgagacagggtctctctatgtagccctggctgtcctgaaattcactgtatagatcaggctggcctccagctcacagaaacctgcttctgcctttgccTGCCAAATGccggcattaaaggcatgcagcaccacagCTGGGCTCGTATCACCTTCCTTAAAAATAAGTCAGCTGGACCAGAT
This region includes:
- the BC028528 gene encoding uncharacterized protein C1orf54 homolog isoform X1, encoding MDVLFIALLVAPLILGQEYDHEEQLEEGDYYQVAYYYYTVTPNYDDFSVNFTVDYSVFESEDRLNRLNKEVTTTEAVETTASSYSLHTELMDPQNPVTTKPVTTEPVTTEPVTTEPVSQMGIEEEDGMTSLTQTDPRARDLQETRQVLQEGRTVSLMLLWRYCCLVFFYCNKTLTKPARGRKGLFCLTTTQSCFILDRSQGRSLRQELKHRLGRTLLTG
- the BC028528 gene encoding uncharacterized protein C1orf54 homolog isoform X3; the encoded protein is MDVLFIALLVAPLILGQEYDHEEQLEEGDYYQVAYYYYTVTPNYDDFSVNFTVDYSVFESEDRLNRLNKEVTTTEAVETTASSYSLHTELMDPQNPVTTKPVTTEPVTTEPVTTEPSPNQNDAMSTLQSPVSCFLLWTLLQGGVHFM
- the BC028528 gene encoding uncharacterized protein C1orf54 homolog isoform 1 precursor (isoform 1 precursor is encoded by transcript variant 1) — protein: MDVLFIALLVAPLILGQEYDHEEQLEEGDYYQVAYYYYTVTPNYDDFSVNFTVDYSVFESEDRLNRLNKEVTTTEAVETTASSYSLHTELMDPQNPVTTKPVTTEPVTTEPVTTEPQSPNQNDAMSTLQSPVSCFLLWTLLQGGVHFM
- the BC028528 gene encoding uncharacterized protein C1orf54 homolog isoform X4; translation: MDVLFIALLVAPLILGQEYDHEEQLEEGDYYQVAYYYYTVTPNYDDFSVNFTVDYSVFESEDRLNRLNKEVTTTEAVETTASSYSLHTELMDPQNPVTTKPVTTEPVTTEPQSPNQNDAMSTLQSPVSCFLLWTLLQGGVHFM
- the BC028528 gene encoding uncharacterized protein C1orf54 homolog isoform X6, whose translation is MDVLFIALLVAPLILGQEYDHEEQLEEGDYYQVAYYYYTVTPNYDDFSVNFTVDYSVFESEDRLNRLNKEVTTTEAVETTASSYSLHTELMDPQNPVTTKPVTTEPSPNQNDAMSTLQSPVSCFLLWTLLQGGVHFM
- the BC028528 gene encoding uncharacterized protein C1orf54 homolog isoform X5, which produces MDVLFIALLVAPLILGQEYDHEEQLEEGDYYQVAYYYYTVTPNYDDFSVNFTVDYSVFESEDRLNRLNKEVTTTEAVETTASSYSLHTELMDPQNPVTTKPVTTEPQSPNQNDAMSTLQSPVSCFLLWTLLQGGVHFM